Sequence from the Clostridia bacterium genome:
GACCCGGAAGGGTTCCGCGACATGCGGGCCCTGCTGCGCGAGTTGGTCCAGCAACGCGGTATGACCGTCCTGCTCAGCAGCCACCTCCTGCATGAGGTCGAACAGGTCGCGACGCGCGTCGGGGTGATCCGCGGCGGGAAGATGCTCGTGGAAGCGTCGGTCGATGAGTTGCGGAACCGGGCCGCGCGCCGGATCGAGGTGGCGGTGTCCGATCCGCCGAGGGCCGCGCGCCTGCTGCGGGATCGGTTCGGGTGGCCGGTGAGCGCTCTCGAAGACGGCACGCTCCTTGTTCACGGCGCGGCCGACCCGTCGCGGATCGCGCAGGCCGTGGTGGGCGAGAGCATCCGTCTCCGACGCCTCGTGGAGCGCGAGCCGAGCTTGGAAGACGTCTTTTTCGCCCTGTCCGAAGGAGGCCCGCGGTGATGCTGGATTGCCTTGTCGTCGAGCTCGCGAAGTGGCGGCGCACGCCCTTTGTCTGGGTCACGGTCGCGGCGGCAATGGCTTCCCCCCTGCTGGGCGGGCTGCTCCTGCACATGATGAGAACCCCGGCGGGCTGGGACGAGGCCATGCATTGGAATGCGCTCATGCAGCAGGTGTTCATGTTTCACTCCGCCCTCATCGGCCCGCTGGTGGCGACATTGATCGGGGCGTACGCCGTGGCTCTTGAGCATCAGTCCGACACGTGGAAGGTCGCGTTCGCGACTGGCGTGGCACGTTGGAAGGTCGTTCTGGCCAAGGCGTTGCTCGCGCTGGGCTGGGTGCTCGTCCTGAGCGCCCTCGTTCTCCTCGGCAGCGCGGCGATCGGCTGGGTGCTCATCGGAACTCCGGCTGGCATGGACGTCGCGCGGTGGGTGGAGACCCTTCTGGCGGCCGGCGCCGGCCTTGCCGTGATGGTGCCGGCATATCAACTGGTCGCCCTTGTGACCCGCAGCTTCTTCGTCGCGAGCGGCCTGGGCATCGTGGCGACCGTGGCGGGATTCATCCTCTTGCAGTCCAGGTACGCGGGGCTGTTTCCCGTCTCCGGCGCGACGGTCCTCGTCGCTCGTCTCGTGGATGTGCTTCCGGGATCTGACCTCATTGGCGGTCCGGCCACGTGGCTCGCCGTGCTGGCGGCCGTGCTCGTCGGATCGGTGGCGGCGGGGGTGTGGTATGTCGAACGAGCGGACGCCCGATGACCGCCGGGGCGGTGGGGAAGCGAGCGCGTGGTTGCGCGAGCTGTTTGATCGACACTACGCGGAGGTGGTCCGTCACGTCCACTATCTGACGGGGGATCGGTCCCTCGCGGAGGACGTCGCCCAGGAGACCTTCGTGCGCATGTACCTGGCGTGCCCGGCGCCTCCGGAGCACCCGCCCAGCTGGCTCCGGCGCGTCGCCGCACGGCTGGCGTACAACGAGCTCCGCGCCGGCCGCCGCCGGCAGCAGAGGGAGGCGGCCTACGCCGAATCTTCGGCGCTGGCAGAAGCCGATTGGGAGCCGGCGTGGGACCTGCGGGAGGCGCTGGAGCGGCTCGACCCGCGCGACCGCACGATGTTGCTCTTGCGGGCCGACGGCTGGTCGTAC
This genomic interval carries:
- a CDS encoding bacitracin ABC transporter ATP-binding protein, coding for DPEGFRDMRALLRELVQQRGMTVLLSSHLLHEVEQVATRVGVIRGGKMLVEASVDELRNRAARRIEVAVSDPPRAARLLRDRFGWPVSALEDGTLLVHGAADPSRIAQAVVGESIRLRRLVEREPSLEDVFFALSEGGPR
- a CDS encoding ABC transporter permease codes for the protein MMLDCLVVELAKWRRTPFVWVTVAAAMASPLLGGLLLHMMRTPAGWDEAMHWNALMQQVFMFHSALIGPLVATLIGAYAVALEHQSDTWKVAFATGVARWKVVLAKALLALGWVLVLSALVLLGSAAIGWVLIGTPAGMDVARWVETLLAAGAGLAVMVPAYQLVALVTRSFFVASGLGIVATVAGFILLQSRYAGLFPVSGATVLVARLVDVLPGSDLIGGPATWLAVLAAVLVGSVAAGVWYVERADAR
- a CDS encoding sigma-70 family RNA polymerase sigma factor — encoded protein: MRELFDRHYAEVVRHVHYLTGDRSLAEDVAQETFVRMYLACPAPPEHPPSWLRRVAARLAYNELRAGRRRQQREAAYAESSALAEADWEPAWDLREALERLDPRDRTMLLLRADGWSYREIAEVVGVDPASVGTLLARARRRLAAGFSDAVAAASPNGGGAS